From the genome of Vigna angularis cultivar LongXiaoDou No.4 chromosome 11, ASM1680809v1, whole genome shotgun sequence, one region includes:
- the LOC108333020 gene encoding protein DUF642 L-GALACTONO-1,4-LACTONE-RESPONSIVE GENE 2, translated as MAQILSSALLLALLCAASAVSAIEPRVPEAYLQNGNFEEQPNPKYLQKTKLVGKFALPKWEINGLVEYVSGGPQPGGMFFPVTHGIHAVRLGNEASISQTIKVKQGQLYALILGASRTCAQDEVLRISVPPQTGDVPLQTLYSLNGDVIAWGFKATSNVVKVTFHNPGVQEDPACGPLLDAIAIREFYPPMPTRVNLVKNPGFEEGPFPIFNSTNGVLLPPQQQDRFSPLPGWIIESLKAVKFIDSKHFNIPFGLGAVELVAGRESAIAQVIRTVTNKVYNITFSIGDAKNGCHGSMMVEAFAAKDTFKVPFKSEGKGTFRTVSFKFKAIAPRTRLTFYSSFYHTRIDDYGSLCGPVIDQVIVFPVA; from the exons CTTACCTTCAAAATGGCAACTTTGAGGAGCAGCCGAACCCCAAATATCTCCAGAAAACAAAGCTCGTTGGGAAATTTGCTTTGCCCAAATGGGAGATCAATGGTCTGGTTGAGTATGTCTCTGGGGGACCCCAACCTGGTGGCATGTTCTTCCCAGTTACTCATGGAATTCATGCTGTGAGACTTGGCAATGAGGCTTCAATCTCCCAAACTATCAAGGTCAAACAGGGTCAACTGTATGCTCTAATTCTTGGGGCCTCAAGGACTTGTGCACAAGATGAAGTTTTGAGAATCTCTGTGCCTCCACAGACTGGTGATGTTCCTTTGCAGACCCTGTATAGCCTCAACGGTGATGTTATTGCTTGGGGGTTTAAGGCCACTTCTAATGTTGTCAAAGTGACTTTCCACAACCCTGGAGTTCAAGAAGATCCAGCTTGTGGGCCACTTCTGGATGCCATTGCTATCAGGGAGTTCTACCCTCCAATGCCTACTAGAG TTAACTTGGTAAAAAATCCTGGCTTTGAGGAGGGTCCATTCCCCATTTTCAACTCTACAAACGGTGTTCTGCTCCCTCCTCAACAACAAGATAGGTTCTCCCCACTACCTGGTTGGATCATTGAGTCCCTCAAGGCTGTGAAGTTCATTGACTCAAAGCATTTCAATATCCCATTTGGGCTTGGAGCAGTGGAGCTTGTGGCAGGCAGAGAAAGTGCCATTGCACAAGTCATCAGAACAGTTACAAACAAAGTCTAcaacatcacattttcaatTGGAGATGCCAAAAATGGGTGCCATGGATCCATGATGGTTGAAGCATTTGCTGCTAAAGATACCTTCAAAGTTCCCTTCAAATCTGAAGGGAAGGGAACATTCAGGACTGTGAGTTTCAAGTTCAAAGCTATTGCACCGAGAACCAGACTCACTTTCTACAGCTCCTTTTATCATACCAGAATTGATGATTATGGTTCTCTTTGTGGCCCTGTTATTGATCAAGTTATAGTGTTCCCTGTTGCCTAA